CACCAGCTCATAATGCTCACCCTCAACACCATACTGCATCAGGTTAGCCAGCTCTGGGCTCATCAATTTATCATAGAAAGCTAACACTCGTTTCAAGTCTTCTTCGGTTTTGATGGAGGATTTGGGGAACACAACAATTCTACTGTATCCGGGAATGGACCAGATGCCCAACCCTTCCGGACCTTCGATTCGGTTTTGCACATCCAATTCGATATCGGGGTTAATCTTTACCGCATCGGTATGCAACGAGAGAACATCACCCATCGCACCGATATACATCCCTGCTTTTCCGGTGACAAATTGGTTGATCTGGTCTGTTTTACTGGTTACCGGAAAATCTTGATTGATCAAACCTTCCTTGTGCAATTGACGAATAAACTTCATTGTATCCATATAGCTGGGGTGCATAAATTCAGGCTGCAATTGCCCGTCGACCTCACCCCAGTTGTTAGGCGTGCCAAAGTAGGAACCGACGGTTTTAAACGCACCATAGATCAAATCGTTGCGATCGGTTAGTCCAATGGTGTCGTTTTTGCCGTTTTGATCGGGGTCATCATTTGTAAACGCTTTCGCCATCTCGTATAAATCATCGATTGTTTCTGGTGCAGACAATCCCAGATTATCAGCCCAATCTTTACGGTAGATGATGCCTTGGCGGGAAAGGGGCCTTTCTTGATAGATTCCATAAAACTTCCCATCTACCGCCGTATTTTTTAACACCTCTGAATCCAAATTGCTCAAATGCTCATACTCTTCTAGGTAAGGTCCAACCTCCCAAAATTGACCGCTACTCACAGCATCTCGAAACTGGGATGAGACACCCATATTCCTCATATAAACGGCTTGAGGTAATGTCCCTGTCGCAAAGGTGGTACTCACCTTTTCATCAAAACTTCCATCCGGCACCCACTGGATCTTAATCTTTTCCCCTGTTGCTTCTTCCAGCATCTCTTCAATTTTGGGATCGGGAATCTCCGGCGTGTGCAAAGAAGTCATAATGGTGATCTCATCTGATGAGGCGGCATCCTGCTGTCCACATCCGGCCAATGTACCTCCGAGCAAGGCAAACGTCGATAAAATGGCGAGCGTTTTTTTTCTACTTTTGCCCATGTGAAAAACCTCCCTTTTATCCCATCTAATTTAAACCCTGTTTCTAGCGCCCCATCAATAATGGTTGTTCGGGTGGTCGGGTACAGATTTCTGTCTTCGATACCGGATAGGGTCAGTTGTCGCGGAAAAAGCTTTCGGTGAGGGTAACTGTCCAAGGGGACATACCCTTCACCGATGTGTTGCTATGCTACTTGCTCTGTTTTTTGAACGCTTCGTTGTACTCCTTGATGATTTGGTCGCCACCATCTTTCCTCCAGTTTTCCACGACCTTGTTAAAACCTTTTTCATCGAGTTTGCCCACCATAAACTGGTAGGTCGCATCGTCGATCATCTCTTGCAGGCGTGTTCCCTTTTTCAGTTCCGTCTCGGAATGAAGCGGAGCGGTCGGGTCTTTGATCAAAAATTCGTTGTTGTCTTTTACCAACTCCTCCGCCTTCGCTTTCACTTCCAATTTGTAATAGGGTTCAAGCATATCAATGGTGCTGGGCCCTCCAACAACAAGCGCATTGTACGCTTTTACTTCACGATCAATTTTGGACTGGTCATCTGTCATTTCGGCTTGGCCTTCCACCAGCTCATGATGCTCACCCTCAACACCATACTGCATCAGGTTGGCCAGTTCCGGGCTCATCAACTGATCATAGAAAGCTAACACCCGCTTTAGCTCTTCTTCGGTTTTAATGGAGGATTTGGGGAACATCACCACACTACCGTATCCGGGGATGGCCCAAATGCCCAATCCTTCCGGACCTTCTATCCGATTTTGTACCTCTAATTCGATATCGGGATTGATTTTAACCGCATCATTATACAACGAGATGACATCACCCATGGCCCCGATATACATCCCTGCTTTTCCGGTGACAAATTGATTGATTTGGTCTGTTTTACTGGTTACCGGAAAATCTTGATTGATCAAACCTTCCTTGTGCAACTGACGAATAAACTTCATTGTATCCATATAGCTGGGGTGCATAAATTCAGGCTGCAATTGCCCGTCGACCTCACCCCAGTTGTTAGGCGTGCCAAAGTAGGAACCGACGGTTTTAAAGGCACCATAGATCAAATCGTTGCGATCGGTTAGTCCAATGGTGTCGTTTTTGCCGTTTTGATCGGGATCATCGTTTGTAAACGCTTTCATCATCTTGTATAAATCATCAGTCGTTTCCGGTGCAGATAATCCCAGATTATCAGCCCAATCTTTGCGATAGATGATGCCTTGGCGGGAAAGGGGCCTTTCCTGATACAGACCGTAAATCTTCCCATCCACAGCTGTATTCTGTAACACTTCCGGATCCAGTTTATTTAAGTGCTCATACTCATCTAGATAAGGGCCGATCTCCCAAAATTGACCGTTGCTCACAGCATCCCGGAATTGGGATAAGACGCCGAGATTCCCCATATAGACGGCTTGTGGAAACGTCCCAGTTGCAAATGTGGTGCTTAACTTTTCGTCATAACTTCCATCCGGGACCCACTGGATCTTAATTTTTTCCCCTGTCGCTTCTTCCAGCATCTCTTCAATTTTGGGATCGGGGACTTCCGGTGTGTGTAACGCCGCCATGATGGTGATCTCTTCTGATGAGGAGGCATCCTGCTGTCCGCATCCGATCAATGTACCTCCGAGCAAGGCAAACGTCGATAAAATGGTGAGCGCTTTTTTTCCGTTTTTGCCCATGTGTCATACCTCCTTTGATACCCTCTACTTTAAACCCTATTTCCGGTAGGGAGCCCAGCCGTCGTCACCGGCGAGGTAGTGGCGTGGGGTAAATTGGCTAGCTTCACGCGGCTCCATCTGCGGACGATCCGGTCCGTTTCCGGCCCCCGGTCCCCGGTTGTTATATTCAGCAAACCGTGCTTCCTGCCACGGCCAGCCGCTCATATCGGTCCAAGGTGCGTCGCGAATATGATCGTCCAACCACGAATTGCGAATCAATACCTGCGCCACTGCTTCCGGATCGCCGCTGGGGTGCCAGGGACGGCCCAGGTAGTAGCTACCCGTGAGCGCA
This sequence is a window from Desmospora activa DSM 45169. Protein-coding genes within it:
- a CDS encoding extracellular solute-binding protein; its protein translation is MGKSRKKTLAILSTFALLGGTLAGCGQQDAASSDEITIMTSLHTPEIPDPKIEEMLEEATGEKIKIQWVPDGSFDEKVSTTFATGTLPQAVYMRNMGVSSQFRDAVSSGQFWEVGPYLEEYEHLSNLDSEVLKNTAVDGKFYGIYQERPLSRQGIIYRKDWADNLGLSAPETIDDLYEMAKAFTNDDPDQNGKNDTIGLTDRNDLIYGAFKTVGSYFGTPNNWGEVDGQLQPEFMHPSYMDTMKFIRQLHKEGLINQDFPVTSKTDQINQFVTGKAGMYIGAMGDVLSLHTDAVKINPDIELDVQNRIEGPEGLGIWSIPGYSRIVVFPKSSIKTEEDLKRVLAFYDKLMSPELANLMQYGVEGEHYELVDDQAEMTDDQGKFDREVKAYNALVVGGPETIDMLEPYFELEVKAKAEELVKDNNEILINDPAAPLHSDTQLKKGTRLQEMIDDATYQFMVGKIDEKGFNKVVENWKKDGGDQIIKEYNEAFKKQSK
- a CDS encoding extracellular solute-binding protein codes for the protein MGKNGKKALTILSTFALLGGTLIGCGQQDASSSEEITIMAALHTPEVPDPKIEEMLEEATGEKIKIQWVPDGSYDEKLSTTFATGTFPQAVYMGNLGVLSQFRDAVSNGQFWEIGPYLDEYEHLNKLDPEVLQNTAVDGKIYGLYQERPLSRQGIIYRKDWADNLGLSAPETTDDLYKMMKAFTNDDPDQNGKNDTIGLTDRNDLIYGAFKTVGSYFGTPNNWGEVDGQLQPEFMHPSYMDTMKFIRQLHKEGLINQDFPVTSKTDQINQFVTGKAGMYIGAMGDVISLYNDAVKINPDIELEVQNRIEGPEGLGIWAIPGYGSVVMFPKSSIKTEEELKRVLAFYDQLMSPELANLMQYGVEGEHHELVEGQAEMTDDQSKIDREVKAYNALVVGGPSTIDMLEPYYKLEVKAKAEELVKDNNEFLIKDPTAPLHSETELKKGTRLQEMIDDATYQFMVGKLDEKGFNKVVENWRKDGGDQIIKEYNEAFKKQSK